The segment GTCCTTCAGATCCAGGCCATCCACCGGCGGCTCACCGCCCTGGATGGACGCGAACTCCACCGGGATGCCAGCGGCCTGGAACACGGCCAGCGGATGGGTGACCTCTCCCAGGTAGAAGCCGGTGGGCTCGCCAGTGCTGCCCTTGGTGGCATGGCTGGTCATCACGATGAGCACGGGCGCGGGGGCGGACGGCTTGACGGTGGGCGCGGCGGCGGCGGCCATCCCGACGAGGGAGGCGGCGAGGAGGGAGGACATGTTCAAGGCTCCGGGGGAAGGGGCCCCTTCGTGGGGGCCAGTCACCTCACCCAAACTATTGTCGCCGCCCCTGGCGATAAATGGGCCTGACGGCATGGCACCTTTGCTATCCAGGCATGAATGCCCCGGCGCTTCGACCACCTCAACGACGTGGAGGCCTTCATCGCGGCGGTGGAGCGCGGTTCGCTGACGGCCGCCGCCACGGCGCTGGGGACGACGCCCTCGGTGGTGAGCCGTGCGCTCGCCCGGCTGGAGCAGCGGCTGGGGGTGCAGCTGCTGCGGAGGACGACGCGGCGGCTGGGCCTGACGGACGCGGGGCGGCTGTACCTGGAGCAGTCGCGCGCGGCCTTCGGACTGCTCGCGGAGGCGGAGCGCGCCATCCAGGGGCAGGGCGGCGAAGTCACGGGCAGCGTGCGCCTCAGCGTGCCCACGACGTACGGGCACTACCGCCTGCCGGCGAAGCTGCGGACGTTCGTGCGCCGGCATCCACGCGTGCAGGTGGAGCTGAGCATCTCCAACCGCAACGTGGACCTGGTGGCGGAGGGGTTCGACCTGGCCATCCGCCTGGGAGCGCTCCCCGACAGCGGGTTGGTGGCCCGGAAGCTGGAGGATGCGCCCATGTGCCTGGTCGCCTCGAAGGCCTACTTGAAGGAGGCCGGCACGCCCCGGTCACTGGCGGACCTGGAGCGCCATGCCTGCCTGTCCTTCGTCATGCCCAGCACCGGCCGCGTGGCCCCGTGGATCCTCCGCGAGGAGGGCCGCGACGTCGACTGGACGCCCCAGACGGCGCTGCGGGTGGCGGACGACGTGCTCGGCGTGGTGTCGCTCGCGGAGCAGGGCATGGGGCTGTGCCAGACGTATGACTTCATCGCCGCCGACCGCCTGCGCCGGGGCACCCTGGTGGAGGTGCTGCCGAAGTCGCGCGGCCGCTCACGGCCCTTCTCCGTCATCTACGTCCCGCACCGCAGCCTGTCCGCGGCGTCTCGCGCGTTGATTGCCGTGCTGACGGACACCGCCTGACGGGCCGTTGCTACAGCCCGAGCGCCGCTTTGCACGTCTTCGTGTAGAGGTCCCGGAAGAGGTTGTCCGGGTCCGTGCGCTGCTTCACCGTCTGGTAGGTGTCCCGGTTCCAGATGCTCCAGAACGTGTCCTCGTCGTAGTAGTTGTACGAGATGAGCGTCTTGGTGCCGTTGACCTTCCGCAGCGCGTCCTCGAACTCCTTGTAGAGGTTGCGTCCCGGAGGCTGCGGGAGGCCATACACCGCGAGGTCGAGGAACAGCGGGTCGCTTATCCCGGCCCACCACCGCGGTGTCAGCCATTCATAGTCGCGCGTCCGCCGGAAGGGCACGCACCACACCGGGTAGTGGCGCATCTCGCGGTGGTACCAGTCCATGAACTCGGCCGTGCGCGAGAAGGGGACGAACACGTCCACGATGACCGGCGGGTCCTTCTCTGGGAGCAGGAGGCGGTGGAAGCGGTTCGCGGTCCTCAGCACGCTGTCGGAGTGGATGAACTTCCCGAACAGCGCGCGGGCCAGCAGGTTCCTGGGTTTGACGTGGGTGACGCCCCGGTTGTAGCGGAAGAGGTAGTCATACGTCGTGAGGTAGTCCTCCTTCCGGCGCGGGATGCTCTCGCAGTACGCGGTGAGCCAGTCGTAGCGGCTCACGTAGGGGGCCTTCTCCACGAAGTGCCCCACGCACAGCACGTGCTTCGTGGGGGAGAAGATCTGCCCATCCAGGTAGTCGGTGTCCTGCGCGCTGAAGTGCCGCCAGATGGCCTGCTGGAAGGCTTCCAGCGTGTCGTAGGTCTCATACGTCACGCGCACGTAGGGCGCGGCGCGCACCAGCTTGAAGCGGACGCGCGACAGGATGCCCAGCGTCCCGAACGAGCCGTGGATCATCTGGAACAGCAGCGGCTGCTCCGTGGGCGAGCAGTGCAGCACCTCGCCCTTGGCGGTGATGACCTCGTATTCCAGACAGGTGTCGTGGAAGCCGCCCTGGCGGAAGGACATGGACTCGATGGAGCACCCCGCGATGGCGCCCCCGAGCGTGATGGTCTTGTGCTCCGGGACGATGAACGGCACGAGCCCCAGGGGCAGCGTCGCGCGCACCACCTCGTCGAAGGTCACCGCGGGCTCGGCCGTGCAGGTCAGCCCCACCGGGTCGATGTCGAGGATCTGATCCAGGTCGCCCAGGTCCACCTTCTCATCGTTGCGTCGCGAGTCATTGCGCTTGGGCACCTGGTGGGGCGGCGACTTCTTCCTGAAGGAGGCCGGGCCCGTGCCCTTGCGCTGCTTCAGCTGTCGGGCGATGGCTTCGACCTTCGCCGCGTGAAGCGCCTCCTGCCGCGAGGACCCCTTCACCTCCCTCTCGCTGGCAACCGACTCCGTCGTCATCCGTTCCTCCGTCCCTCGTTCGCTGGAAGGGTGGGGACTCCAAGGTGTCCCGTGAGCCTTGTCCCCAAGGACAGGGCGCTGTCCGGTCGGCTGCCGGTCAAGCGGGACCAGCCAGCGGTAGGCGCTGGGAGTGGGTCACCTGACTGTAGTTTTCTGGGATGGCTGCCGCGGAGGAGCTGCACTCCAGCCCAAGCGGCGCCGCGTCACGTTGGCGCAACAAATCATCGGATTTGCCGAGAATTCCGTGCTTGAACCCAGCCTGGGTTGAACTTGACCTGGCTGGTCCCCCCACGAACGGAAAACCCCCTTGATGACTCCCTCGGTTCCCCGAACGAACGGGCGCCACGCGCTCGTCCTGCTGCCGGTGTGGCTTGCCCTCGCCTGCGGCGGTGAAGCCCCTTCCGAAGCACTGGTCTCCGTGGACAGCGCCCTGGGCGCGCCCGTCACCGTGTCCTTCCAGGAGCAGGTCGCTCCGACGGCCGCGTACACCGGCGCGTCGGATGCCACGCTCCTTCAGAACACCCCCACCGTGAACCTGGGCGCGGACGCGCTCATCCGGCTGGACCGCGACTACCCGACGAGCTCCGGGAAGATCAGCAACGGCCTGCTCCGCTTCGACGTGAGCGCCATCCCCGCGAACGCGACGGTGCAGTCGGTCCGGTTGAGCGTCAACGTGAGGAACTCCACGACGGGCGAGGGCTACTTCGTCCACGCCGCCGGGCGTGCCTGGGTGGAAGCGCAGGCGACCTGGAACAACGCGACCAGCAGCACCGCGTGGAGCACGGCCGGCGCCAGCGGCGCGGCGGACCGGGGCGCCACGTCCTTCGCCACGCTCCTGCCGGGCGTGACGGGTTCCTACGGCGTGGACCTCAACGCGGCCGGTGTCGCGGCGGTGCAGGGCTGGGTGCAGGGCGCGGGCACCAACCACGGCTTCGTGCTGGATGCCATCACCAACATGGACGGCCTGGAGCTGGACTCGTCGGAGGCGGCCATCGCCGCCAACCGGCCGAAGCTGACGGTGACCTATGCGCTGCCGGACGAGCCGGGCAACCCCGGCATCCCCGGCCTGGACAACACGGGCACGACGATTCCAGACACCAACTACCCCATCCCCGCGGGCGCCATCTTCCTGGCGACCAACGGCAATGACAGCAACGCCGGGACGCAGGCCGCTCCGGTGGCCACGCTCAACCGCGCCATCGCGCTGGCGCCCTCCGGCGGCACCATCGTGGTGCGCGGCGGCACCTACCGCGACTGGTACAACAACGGGGCGGGCAACTACAGGGTCAACACCAAGCCCCTCACCTTCCAGGCGTATCCGCACGAGCAGGCCTGGTTCGACGGCACGGACGTGAAGCCCGCCTCGGCCTGGACCTCCGACGGCGCCGGCCACTGGTACATGGACTGGAGCACGCCCAGCTTCTGCAATGGCGGCTACTACAATTACAAGTACGACGCCCAGCCCACGACGAACCAGGGGCCGTGCAGCCACTTCGACATGTATGGGGACCCGGCGAACCCCGCCGCGGGTGACCCGCAGATGGTCTTCATCGACGGGGCGTACGTGCACGAGGTGAAGACGCTGGCGGAGGCCACGCCGGGCAACTTCTTCTACGACTGGAACAACCGCCGCATCTACATCGCGACGAACCCCGCGGGCCACACGGTGGAGGTGGCCGCGCGCCCCGTCGCCATGGTGCTGGGCACCTCCGGCCACAAGGTGAAGGGGCTCGGCTTCCGGCGCTACGCGACGAACGAGTACAGCAACACGACGAACGCGGCGCTCTACATCGGCGCGACGAACTCCCTGGTGGAGAGCTGCGTCTTCACGCAGATGGCGGCCGGGTCGCTCAGCATCAAGCCGCAGGGCGGCGTGGTGCGCGGGTCGGTGTTCGCGAACAACGGCTTCACCGCCATTGGCTCCAACGGCTCCACCAACGCCGCCACGCTCGTCACCGACGGGCTGCTGCTGGAGGGGAGCGTCATCAACGCGAACAACACGGAGCGCTTCGGCACCAACTGCTCGCGCTCCTGCGCCCAGGCGGGCGTGAAGATTGCCCACATGAA is part of the Corallococcus soli genome and harbors:
- a CDS encoding LysR family transcriptional regulator, with amino-acid sequence MPRRFDHLNDVEAFIAAVERGSLTAAATALGTTPSVVSRALARLEQRLGVQLLRRTTRRLGLTDAGRLYLEQSRAAFGLLAEAERAIQGQGGEVTGSVRLSVPTTYGHYRLPAKLRTFVRRHPRVQVELSISNRNVDLVAEGFDLAIRLGALPDSGLVARKLEDAPMCLVASKAYLKEAGTPRSLADLERHACLSFVMPSTGRVAPWILREEGRDVDWTPQTALRVADDVLGVVSLAEQGMGLCQTYDFIAADRLRRGTLVEVLPKSRGRSRPFSVIYVPHRSLSAASRALIAVLTDTA
- a CDS encoding FAD-binding oxidoreductase, whose product is MTTESVASEREVKGSSRQEALHAAKVEAIARQLKQRKGTGPASFRKKSPPHQVPKRNDSRRNDEKVDLGDLDQILDIDPVGLTCTAEPAVTFDEVVRATLPLGLVPFIVPEHKTITLGGAIAGCSIESMSFRQGGFHDTCLEYEVITAKGEVLHCSPTEQPLLFQMIHGSFGTLGILSRVRFKLVRAAPYVRVTYETYDTLEAFQQAIWRHFSAQDTDYLDGQIFSPTKHVLCVGHFVEKAPYVSRYDWLTAYCESIPRRKEDYLTTYDYLFRYNRGVTHVKPRNLLARALFGKFIHSDSVLRTANRFHRLLLPEKDPPVIVDVFVPFSRTAEFMDWYHREMRHYPVWCVPFRRTRDYEWLTPRWWAGISDPLFLDLAVYGLPQPPGRNLYKEFEDALRKVNGTKTLISYNYYDEDTFWSIWNRDTYQTVKQRTDPDNLFRDLYTKTCKAALGL
- a CDS encoding DNRLRE domain-containing protein; this translates as MTPSVPRTNGRHALVLLPVWLALACGGEAPSEALVSVDSALGAPVTVSFQEQVAPTAAYTGASDATLLQNTPTVNLGADALIRLDRDYPTSSGKISNGLLRFDVSAIPANATVQSVRLSVNVRNSTTGEGYFVHAAGRAWVEAQATWNNATSSTAWSTAGASGAADRGATSFATLLPGVTGSYGVDLNAAGVAAVQGWVQGAGTNHGFVLDAITNMDGLELDSSEAAIAANRPKLTVTYALPDEPGNPGIPGLDNTGTTIPDTNYPIPAGAIFLATNGNDSNAGTQAAPVATLNRAIALAPSGGTIVVRGGTYRDWYNNGAGNYRVNTKPLTFQAYPHEQAWFDGTDVKPASAWTSDGAGHWYMDWSTPSFCNGGYYNYKYDAQPTTNQGPCSHFDMYGDPANPAAGDPQMVFIDGAYVHEVKTLAEATPGNFFYDWNNRRIYIATNPAGHTVEVAARPVAMVLGTSGHKVKGLGFRRYATNEYSNTTNAALYIGATNSLVESCVFTQMAAGSLSIKPQGGVVRGSVFANNGFTAIGSNGSTNAATLVTDGLLLEGSVINANNTERFGTNCSRSCAQAGVKIAHMNGFTVRNNVFENNLNGAGFWCDEDCRDGVVVYNVFRNNKIGVFYEVSDRGIIASNLIYDNTYAGIQACSSNTKIYNNTLVNNAAINIWVYDDSRNEQDKRGSDIGPDTVNVDVSNNILSGGNITTLKASRSDNNFTNTGPNTFFSGLDYNSYYRSGGSTKSLVNWVDTGGVNYTSLAAVRTARGWENNGHDIASGGDPFFVNQALRNYVVRSTSPAYNSGRPLPADVAQALGVSAGTVTSRGALSWPGR